A stretch of Hemicordylus capensis ecotype Gifberg chromosome 9, rHemCap1.1.pri, whole genome shotgun sequence DNA encodes these proteins:
- the CEBPG gene encoding CCAAT/enhancer-binding protein gamma — MSKTSQQNPTAETNGVSVIYTQGSASGLQQVPQLVPVSPGGGGKASPPSKQGKKNSIVDRNSDEYRQRRERNNMAVKKSRLKSKQKAQDTLQRVNQLKEENERLEAKIKLLTKELSVLKDLFLEHAHNFTDSVQPLGAESTAATPDGSEP, encoded by the coding sequence ATGAGCAAGACATCCCAGCAGAACCCAACTGCAGAAACCAATGGAGTAAGTGTCATTTACACCCAAGGAAGTGCAAGTGGACTGCAGCAGGTTCCTCAGTTGGTGCCTGTTAGTCCTGGAGGTGGAGGCAAAGCTTCACCTCCCAGTAAGCAGGGTAAGAAGAACTCCATTGTTGACAGGAACAGCGATGAGTACCGCCAGCGCAGGGAGCGCAACAATATGGCTGTGAAAAAGAGCCGCTTGAAAAGCAAGCAGAAGGCCCAGGATACATTGCAGCGGGTCAACCAGCTTAAAGAAGAAAATGAACGCTTGGAGGCCAAAATCAAGCTCCTGACAAAGGAGCTGAGTGTGCTCAAAGACTTGTTTCTTGAACATGCTCACAACTTCACAGACAGTGTGCAGCCACTTGGCGCGGAAAGCACTGCAGCAACTCCAGATGGCTCTGAACCATAG